The following is a genomic window from Moorella sp. Hama-1.
TCCGGTTAGTAATCTCCCCGCGTTGATTAAAAACGCTTATTAGCAATGGCCCGGCGTATTTGTTGCAGGCTTGTCAGGGCTTCTTCCTGCCGCCGCAGGGATACGCCGACGACCAGGGCGTCGATAATAGCCAGCTGGCTGATACGCGAGGACATGGCCTCCGAACGGAAACGAGTTTCCCGGGCCGAAGTAAATAGGCATATGTCGGCAACAGTAGTCAGAGGGGATTTCATAAAATTGGTGATACCGATAGTTTTAGCACCACTCTTCCGGGCAATCTTTAAAGCTTCATAAACATCCTTGTTGGCACCGGTATGGCTGATGCCTACAGCGACATCCTGAGGTTCTAGTAAGGCGGCGGCCATGACCTGCAGGTGGGCGTCGTTGTAGGCCTGGCACCAGATGCCGGTACGCATGAATTTATGGTAGGCGTCCAGGGCGACGGCACCGGAACCGCCGGAGCCGTAAAATTCCACCCGCCGGGCCGTTGCCAGCTGTTCCACTGCCTGTTCCAGGGCGTCCTTTTCCTGGATTTTCAAGGTTTCCTGGAGGCATTGGACGTTAGACTGGAAGACCTTTTGGGCAATGGTCAACATATCATCGTCTGGTTGGACGTCTTCGTGGATATTCTGGACGGGATCGACCAGGTCGCTGGCCAGAGCGATTTTAAAGGCTTGAAATCCCCGGTAACCCAGGCGCTTGCACAGGCGAAAGATCGTCGCTTCGGCTGTTTGCGCCAGTTCGGCCAGTTCGGTGATGGAGAGATGGATTATTTCCCCGGGGTTCTCCAGAATATAACCGGCGGCTCGTTGTTCGGCGGCGGTCAGGCTGGGGTAGATGCTCCTTAAACGTAAAAGGCCCCCCTGGCCGGGGATATCATTATTATTGGCGGCCATCATCGAACCCCTTTCTGGAGAAAATTTTTTTCGTGGGAATAGCATAACATAATATTTTATTTTTGGGAAGGAAAAATTTAAGCCCCGGATGAACCGGGGCTGACGGCAGGCTGGTGGCCAGAATGATGATGCTATTTACCGGCTATAACTTCACGCATACGCCCCAGGAATAATTGTAAATCCTGACGGAAGGCTGCTAGCGTTTCCGGTGATTTCTGGACCAGCCTTGCCAGGCGGTCGGCTGCCAGGTTAAAACCATAAACATTACGGAAAACATGGCGGAAACCTCGATACTCGTCCAGAAGAATCGCTGTTTCTTTCCGGATTACATGAGGGCGTAATTCCGGCAAGTCAAGGGTCATCTGCACCAACAGCTGGCGGTGCCATTCGGGATCGTTCGGCAGGCTCTGATCTATTTCCCGGGCAATGGTTTTAAAGATGTTCTCTACGGCTACATAGAAGTCGTGAAGTACGGAACCTGTCGCTCGTAAGAAAAAGGAATCGCCGTTAGGGAAAGGTACAGCCGTGTTTTTATTTTTGGCGATTAATCCCTTTGATGCAAGTTCGGCCTCCAGACAGGCCATATTCTCCAGTTCCTGGCGGATACGACCCTCCAGTATTAGAAATTGTTCCTGGGTCATAGCTCTATCCCCTTCCGGTGGACTTCAGCCAGCAGTCCGGGCATGGCGTCTTCAGCGAGTACTATACTGGGCGGGAAGGGTGCGGTGATGGCCTCCACCTCGGACCACATACGCCAGTATAAATCTTTGGCAGTAAAACCTTCTACGAGCAAATCAATATCCGAATGAGGGGTGAAATATTCGCTCCAGGCCAGGGAACCGTATAGGTAGACCCGTTTAACCCGGTATTTATCTTGCAAAAGACGGGCAGCCAGGCGAGCTTTTGCAAGTGCATCCCGGCGGCGGCCGAGTTGTGCCTCTTTTTCTTTTGCCGCCCTTTTCTGCCAGATCTGGCGCAGGGTGCTCAGGTCTTCCATATCATGGTTCCATCCTTATTAAGCGTGTTTTCGTATTCTCTCTGCTTGTTTACGGAGAAGCCACTCATGGCTGCACACCGCCGCCAGCGAATCATGAAAATGCGGGTAGAGGAAGGGGCTGGCGGCTACAGGCGGAAGGCGACTTGGTTCGAGACGTAAGCAAACTCAGCGAAGCCGCACCGAGGCGGCGGTGAAGGGATGGGGATCGTAACGTAAATTGAGGAACGAAGAGTTCCGCTCCCCGCTGCGCTTATTCAAAGGGATACAGCCGAGCCACCCCCGCCGCCGCGGAAGGCTGAGCGCCAAGTTTGCTCGCTTAAGCACCTGAAGCCCGGAGCCTGTACCGCCAGCTGCTGCAGCGGTTACTGTAAGTTGCCACATTTTTGGCAGAACCTTATTTTCGGAGGAGCCCCTCATGGGGGCAAACTCCACCAGCGAACGGGAGAAATGAGAGGCAAGGCTTTAATCTGAAACTGGCGCAGCCAGTTTCGACAATCCTCCCACCTCTCACCTCCCACATCTCATATCTCATTTCGGAGGAGAAACAAGTTCACTCACCCTCATATTAAATTTTAGCTGTCACGCTATAAGGAGTCAACAGGTAGCTACCAGAAAGATAAACAAACAGGACGCCTGCTTAAGACGTCCTGAAAAACTGGTCGGAGCGACTGGACTTGAACCAGCGGCCTCTACCACCCCAAGGTAGCGCTCTAGCCAAACTGAGCTACGCCCCGTTGTTCTTCTATGCTTTGCTTTTTGCAAAGAAAAGTATAGCACCTGACAACAGGTCTTGTCAAGTAAAAGAAACTTGTGGTAACAGTAACTAATTACGATAGTTATTGAGCGCTAATCCTGGTTATCTTATAGTATACACAGGTGCATGAAGGAATCTGTCTCACCGAGATATAATAGCAGCTATTCCTCATCTTGATTTCCTAACTTTGGCAGGGTAAAATAGTGTCGAAAGGCAGCCATCCGACCTAGGAAGGTGCCTGGTACCAGGTGCAAGAGTCCAGGGAGTTCAGCTTAACCCGTTAACCCGGCAGAGCCGGAACATACTGGGCTGCTTTAGTTCCTTGCCACTTAGTGAAAAATTAAACCGAGGAGTGAGTTTAATGGCCACCAATTTTAACCAGCCAGTGAGTATTTCCGACGGGGTTTACTGGGTGGG
Proteins encoded in this region:
- a CDS encoding SIS domain-containing protein, with amino-acid sequence MPGQGGLLRLRSIYPSLTAAEQRAAGYILENPGEIIHLSITELAELAQTAEATIFRLCKRLGYRGFQAFKIALASDLVDPVQNIHEDVQPDDDMLTIAQKVFQSNVQCLQETLKIQEKDALEQAVEQLATARRVEFYGSGGSGAVALDAYHKFMRTGIWCQAYNDAHLQVMAAALLEPQDVAVGISHTGANKDVYEALKIARKSGAKTIGITNFMKSPLTTVADICLFTSARETRFRSEAMSSRISQLAIIDALVVGVSLRRQEEALTSLQQIRRAIANKRF
- a CDS encoding nucleotidyltransferase family protein, which translates into the protein MEDLSTLRQIWQKRAAKEKEAQLGRRRDALAKARLAARLLQDKYRVKRVYLYGSLAWSEYFTPHSDIDLLVEGFTAKDLYWRMWSEVEAITAPFPPSIVLAEDAMPGLLAEVHRKGIEL